AGCTTCTCAATGGACGGTACGCCAATATCAGAGGTATCCCCTTCCAAGGCTTTCAGTGCTGAACCCGTTACAATCGGGGTGTCGTCGCCTGGAAATTCATAGGTGTCCAGCAGTTCGCGGATCTCCATTTCTACCAGTTCCAGCAGCTCGGCGTCATCCACCATGTCCGCTTTGTTCATGTACACCAGTATGTACGGTACACCAACCTGGCGGGACAGCAGTATGTGCTCCCGCGTTTGTGGCATCGGACCGTCAGCCGCGGATACCACCAGGATCGCTCCGTCCATTTGCGCCGCACCTGTGATCATGTTCTTTACATAGTCCGCGTGTCCGGGGCAGTCTACGTGGGCGTAGTGGCGGTTGGGAGATTCATACTCTACGTGCGCCGTAGCAATCGTGATTCCGCGTGCTCGTTCTTCCGGGGCGCTGTCGATTTGATCGTACGCCTTCGTCTCCCCGCCGAATTTATCAGCCATCACCTTGGTTAACGCCGCCGTTAACGTCGTCTTACCGTGATCGACGTGACCGATCGTTCCTACATTCACATGCGGTTTCGTTCGTTCAAATTTTTCTTTGGACACGCTGGTACCCCTTTTTCATTACAGTAGGTTTAAAGTTAAATTCTCAGATCTTGTCACGCTTAACTCGATCTATTATCTCATACGTTTCATAACTGCTTCAGTCACGCTGGACGGCGCCTGACTGTATTTACAAAATTCCATCGAATACGTGGCTCTGCCTTGACTCATGGAACGCAGGTCCGTGGCGTAACCGAACATTTCGCCCAGCGGCACTTCGGCCCGGATAATTTTTCCGGTATGACTGTCTTCCATGCCCTGCACTATGCCACGACGACGGTTCAAGTCACCCATCACATCCCCCATGTATTCCTCTGGGGTTACCACTTCTACTTTCATCATCGGTTCCAGCAACACGGGGTCAGCTTCTAAAGCACCCTTTCTGAACCCCATGGATCCGGCGATTTTAAACGCCATCTCGCTGGAATCCACATCGTGATAGGAACCGTCAAATAAAGCCACTTTCACATCTTCAATAGGATACCCGGCCAAAATTCCATTTTTCATTTGCTCCTGGATACCCGCATCCACCGCGCCGATGTATTCTCTCGGAACGACACCACCGACAATGGCGTTTTCAAACTCGTAACCGCTGCCCGGCTCTTTTGGCATAATTCGCAGCCACACATGGCCGTATTGACCCCGACCACCGGATTGGCGTACAAACTTTCCTTCCGCCTCCACTTGCTTGGTAATCGCTTCGCGGTAAGCCACTTGTGGTGCCCCAACATTGGCTTCAACCTTAAACTCACGTTTCATGCGATCTACAATAATTTCCAGGTGCAGTTCGCCCATCCCGGAAATAATGGTCTGACCCGATTCTTCATCCGTATGAACTCGAAATGAAGGATCTTCTTGCGCCAGCTTGGATAAAGCGATACCCATTCTTTCCTGGTCCACTTTAGTCTTCGGCTCTATGGCGACGGAGATAACCGGATCGGGAAAATCCATCTTCTCCAACGTAATTATTCGCTTCAGATCAC
The DNA window shown above is from Gammaproteobacteria bacterium and carries:
- a CDS encoding GTP-binding protein, whose amino-acid sequence is MSKEKFERTKPHVNVGTIGHVDHGKTTLTAALTKVMADKFGGETKAYDQIDSAPEERARGITIATAHVEYESPNRHYAHVDCPGHADYVKNMITGAAQMDGAILVVSAADGPMPQTREHILLSRQVGVPYILVYMNKADMVDDAELLELVEMEIRELLDTYEFPGDDTPIVTGSALKALEGDTSDIGVPSIEKL